From the genome of Nocardia sp. NBC_01503, one region includes:
- a CDS encoding ParA family protein, whose translation MLATPEAQIVALCNQKGGVGKTTSTINLGAALAEQGLRVLLVDLDPQGALSAGLGVYVNDLELTIYDLLGRNAPSVDEVLMKTGVENMHLLPSNIDLSAAEIQLVNEVGREQCLRRVLDPIRDRYDYILIDCQPSLSLLTVNALACADGVIIPMEPEYFALRGLALLTDTMEKVRDRLNPNLSLSGIVVTMFDRRLLHSRQVLTRVKEVFGDRVYDIQISRTVRFPDATLAGEPVTTWAPKSAGADQYRALAKEFLARAGK comes from the coding sequence ATGTTGGCAACCCCTGAAGCGCAGATCGTGGCCCTGTGCAATCAGAAGGGCGGCGTCGGGAAGACAACCTCGACCATTAATCTCGGTGCGGCGCTCGCCGAGCAGGGACTCAGAGTCCTGCTGGTCGATCTCGACCCCCAGGGTGCGCTCTCCGCGGGCCTCGGCGTCTACGTCAATGACCTGGAACTGACCATCTACGACCTACTCGGCCGGAACGCGCCCTCGGTGGACGAGGTGCTGATGAAGACCGGCGTCGAGAACATGCACCTGCTACCCAGCAATATCGACCTCTCCGCGGCGGAGATCCAGCTGGTCAACGAGGTCGGCCGCGAACAATGCCTGCGCCGCGTGCTGGACCCCATCCGCGACCGCTACGACTACATCCTCATCGACTGCCAGCCGTCCCTGAGCCTGCTCACGGTGAACGCCCTGGCCTGCGCCGACGGCGTCATCATCCCCATGGAACCGGAGTACTTCGCGCTGCGCGGCCTGGCCCTGCTGACCGACACCATGGAGAAGGTGCGAGACCGGTTGAATCCCAACCTGAGCCTGTCCGGCATCGTGGTCACCATGTTCGATCGCCGCCTCCTGCACTCGCGCCAGGTCCTGACCCGAGTCAAGGAAGTCTTCGGCGACCGCGTCTACGACATCCAGATCTCCCGCACCGTCCGCTTTCCGGACGCCACCCTCGCCGGTGAACCCGTGACCACCTGGGCCCCAAAATCCGCGGGCGCGGACCAATACCGAGCCCTCGCCAAGGAGTTCCTGGCCCGCGCGGGCAAGTAG
- a CDS encoding SDR family NAD(P)-dependent oxidoreductase has translation MMEFRTARRPRPADSSIAGKRIVITDACSDIGRATARLLASHGAEVLLVARRGSQLAQDCAAIVDSGGRAHWNRCDLSALGDVDQLVEWLLTDFDSIDVLINNAGRPARRPVLQSLDRFSDYQRMMAANYFGPLRLTLGLLPAMLAGGSGHVVNVGPWSLTTGAAPNFASYASSQAAWTTFGQCADAELSPRGIHVTAVHYPAFRIDATAPTYFTEQPALDATEAAEWIATAIRTRPTHIQPRFPRALLGLTGMSPRTTRLKHALGI, from the coding sequence ATGATGGAATTCCGTACTGCTCGCCGTCCCCGTCCCGCAGACAGCTCCATTGCGGGTAAACGCATTGTCATCACCGATGCCTGTTCCGATATCGGCCGGGCCACCGCACGATTACTCGCCTCCCACGGCGCAGAGGTTCTCCTCGTCGCGCGCCGCGGGAGTCAATTGGCCCAAGATTGTGCCGCCATAGTCGATTCCGGCGGCCGGGCGCATTGGAATCGCTGCGATCTCTCCGCCCTCGGCGATGTGGACCAACTCGTCGAATGGCTGCTCACCGATTTCGACAGCATCGATGTCCTGATCAATAACGCCGGCCGCCCGGCCCGCCGCCCCGTCCTGCAATCCCTGGACCGCTTCAGCGACTACCAGCGCATGATGGCCGCCAATTACTTCGGACCCCTACGACTAACGCTCGGCCTGCTACCCGCCATGCTCGCGGGCGGCTCCGGTCACGTGGTCAATGTCGGGCCCTGGTCCCTGACCACCGGCGCCGCACCGAATTTCGCCTCCTACGCCAGTTCACAGGCGGCCTGGACCACCTTCGGTCAATGCGCCGACGCCGAACTCTCCCCCCGGGGCATCCACGTCACCGCGGTGCACTATCCGGCCTTCCGCATAGACGCCACCGCCCCTACCTACTTCACCGAACAACCGGCCCTGGATGCCACCGAGGCCGCCGAATGGATAGCCACCGCCATCCGCACCCGCCCCACGCATATCCAGCCCCGCTTCCCCCGAGCCCTGCTCGGCCTCACCGGAATGTCGCCCCGCACAACCCGTTTGAAGCACGCCCTGGGCATCTGA
- a CDS encoding FAD-binding oxidoreductase: MSTSVSTLPSEFLPRDTADVVRTVRDSRKSTKPLIIRGGERPDEELAPPEQGAVLSLRKMNRVQVVDADARTVRVQAGARLSDIDRTLGAHGLGLPIVGDHRDITAGGFAAVGGLSAASHRFGMFSDNVVEVEYVDQDGRFGTCGRNHHTERFRRILGGGGRTGIITALTLEVTDVDKDRTWLTTDAHRFLDFDTFVEQAYKEIQSPGEAMLQVGRWVDTAPLKVARPVGTGTVQLGTVRFGQWSSLHPTAPNLSLRARREVGSRARKSLGAIAASAGGRAGMPVRNAAAGALMFAPKVLTLRDAEYLADTVISSSERGAAYRISVFAPMSTYPRVFHRLHDLFSGHREQTGCFTVISALTYGVRSNYLRELDHEDHGFITFTCRLRPAALPSELLRDIVSSIDEICVAERARRYDPTD, from the coding sequence ATGAGCACGTCCGTCTCCACCCTCCCGTCCGAGTTCCTCCCCCGCGATACCGCGGATGTGGTTCGTACCGTTCGGGATTCGCGCAAATCGACGAAACCGCTGATCATCCGCGGTGGGGAGCGGCCGGACGAGGAGCTCGCCCCGCCCGAACAGGGCGCGGTGCTGTCACTGCGCAAAATGAATCGGGTGCAGGTGGTGGACGCCGATGCCCGCACCGTGCGGGTGCAGGCGGGCGCGCGACTCTCCGATATCGACCGCACCCTCGGCGCGCACGGGCTCGGATTGCCGATCGTCGGCGACCACCGGGATATCACCGCGGGCGGATTCGCGGCGGTCGGCGGGCTCTCCGCGGCCTCGCACCGCTTCGGCATGTTCAGCGACAATGTGGTCGAGGTCGAATACGTCGATCAGGACGGGCGTTTCGGCACCTGCGGGCGCAACCATCACACCGAGCGGTTCCGGCGGATTCTGGGCGGCGGTGGGCGCACCGGAATCATCACCGCACTCACCCTCGAGGTGACCGATGTGGACAAGGACCGCACCTGGCTCACCACCGACGCGCACCGCTTCCTGGACTTCGACACCTTCGTAGAGCAGGCGTACAAGGAGATTCAGTCACCCGGCGAGGCCATGCTGCAGGTCGGGCGCTGGGTGGACACCGCACCGCTGAAGGTGGCGCGACCGGTCGGCACGGGCACCGTGCAACTCGGCACCGTGCGCTTCGGGCAATGGTCCAGCCTGCACCCCACCGCACCGAATCTGTCGCTGCGCGCGCGGCGTGAGGTCGGTTCGCGGGCGCGAAAGTCGCTGGGAGCCATTGCCGCATCGGCGGGCGGGCGCGCGGGTATGCCGGTGCGTAATGCTGCGGCGGGTGCGCTCATGTTCGCCCCGAAGGTGCTGACGTTGCGCGATGCGGAGTATCTGGCCGATACCGTCATCAGCTCCTCGGAGCGTGGTGCGGCGTACCGGATCTCGGTCTTCGCACCCATGTCGACATATCCGCGGGTGTTCCACCGGCTGCACGATCTCTTCTCCGGGCATCGTGAGCAAACCGGTTGCTTCACCGTCATTTCCGCGCTCACCTACGGTGTGCGCTCGAACTACCTGCGCGAACTCGACCATGAAGATCATGGCTTCATCACCTTCACCTGCCGGCTGCGGCCGGCCGCGCTGCCCTCGGAACTGTTGCGGGACATCGTCTCCTCGATCGATGAAATCTGCGTGGCCGAACGCGCCCGGCGTTATGACCCGACCGATTAG
- a CDS encoding cytochrome c oxidase subunit 4 gives MKVEARIFELLAVFFAIVGVVYAYFTAQSRTGVEWAGTTAIVLTAGLAIIVGTYFRFVARRLDLRPEDFEEAEIADGAGDLGFFSPGSFWPILLAGAGSIAALGFAFFQYWLIGIGVVCILAAAAGLVFEYHMGPEKH, from the coding sequence ATGAAGGTCGAAGCTCGCATCTTCGAACTGCTCGCGGTCTTTTTCGCGATCGTTGGCGTCGTCTACGCCTACTTCACCGCCCAGTCGCGGACCGGCGTGGAATGGGCCGGTACCACCGCCATCGTGCTGACGGCGGGCCTGGCGATCATCGTCGGCACCTACTTCCGCTTCGTCGCCCGTCGACTGGACCTGCGTCCGGAAGACTTCGAAGAGGCGGAGATCGCGGACGGTGCGGGCGATCTGGGCTTCTTCTCGCCCGGCTCGTTCTGGCCCATCCTGCTCGCGGGCGCGGGTTCCATTGCCGCCCTGGGCTTCGCGTTCTTCCAGTACTGGCTGATCGGTATCGGCGTGGTGTGCATTCTCGCCGCCGCCGCCGGGCTGGTCTTCGAGTACCACATGGGACCCGAGAAGCACTGA
- the ctaC gene encoding aa3-type cytochrome oxidase subunit II — protein MTAMLVSGCSIDNPWLRFGWPSGVTPQATRMRELWTWSVLAALAMGVLVWGLTFWTIAFHRKKADSPEFPRQTGYNVPLELSYTAAPFVIIAVLFYFTVVVQNYVHEKVSDPDVVVDVTAFQWNWKFGYQKVDFKGGYQFDGVDHVRQDMNQQIKDEYAERTEDGHPQPGPNNGLPANDISYLNYDKVETVGTSNEIPVLVLPTGKNIQFELAAADVIHSFWVPEFLFKRDVMPNPKQNNSDNVFQITKIEKEGAFVGRCAEMCGTFHSMMNFEVRAVSPENFQKYLDARRAGKTNAAALADIGEAPVATTTKPFNTKRDARGNELASEVK, from the coding sequence GCTCGATCGACAACCCGTGGCTCCGGTTCGGTTGGCCCTCGGGTGTCACCCCCCAGGCCACCCGGATGCGTGAACTCTGGACATGGTCCGTCCTCGCCGCGCTGGCGATGGGCGTACTGGTCTGGGGTCTGACCTTCTGGACGATCGCGTTCCACCGTAAGAAGGCGGACTCCCCGGAGTTCCCGCGGCAGACCGGTTACAACGTTCCGCTGGAGCTGAGCTACACGGCCGCTCCGTTCGTGATCATCGCGGTGCTGTTCTACTTCACCGTGGTGGTGCAGAACTACGTGCACGAGAAGGTCTCGGATCCGGATGTCGTGGTCGATGTGACCGCGTTCCAGTGGAACTGGAAGTTCGGCTACCAGAAGGTCGACTTCAAGGGCGGCTACCAGTTCGACGGTGTGGATCACGTCCGTCAGGACATGAACCAGCAGATCAAGGACGAGTACGCGGAGCGCACCGAGGACGGTCACCCGCAACCCGGCCCGAACAACGGTCTGCCGGCCAATGACATCTCGTACCTGAACTACGACAAGGTCGAGACCGTCGGCACCTCGAACGAGATCCCGGTGCTGGTGCTGCCGACCGGTAAGAACATTCAGTTCGAGCTGGCCGCCGCGGACGTCATCCACTCCTTCTGGGTGCCGGAGTTCCTGTTCAAGCGGGACGTCATGCCGAACCCGAAGCAGAACAACTCCGATAACGTCTTCCAGATCACCAAGATCGAGAAGGAAGGCGCGTTCGTCGGCCGTTGCGCCGAGATGTGCGGCACCTTCCACTCGATGATGAACTTCGAGGTTCGCGCGGTGTCCCCGGAGAACTTCCAGAAGTACCTGGATGCGCGCCGGGCCGGTAAGACCAATGCCGCCGCCCTGGCCGATATCGGCGAGGCCCCGGTCGCGACCACCACCAAGCCGTTCAACACCAAGCGCGATGCGCGCGGCAACGAACTCGCCTCCGAAGTCAAGTGA